One stretch of Spirochaetota bacterium DNA includes these proteins:
- the rfaE2 gene encoding D-glycero-beta-D-manno-heptose 1-phosphate adenylyltransferase, which translates to MNDLINGINSKIFEREKLALLLKEKYNGKKVVFTNGCFDILHKGHLILLSECKKFGDILVVALNSDLSVRKLKGSNRPINAIEDRMFILASIFFVDFVTWFEENDPVETIRIIKPNIHVKGGDYKPEDLIEYDILNKMGIELKIIPYINGYSTTNIIKKMSK; encoded by the coding sequence ATGAATGATTTAATTAATGGAATAAATTCAAAAATATTTGAAAGAGAAAAATTAGCTTTATTGCTAAAAGAAAAATATAACGGCAAAAAGGTAGTTTTTACAAATGGATGTTTCGATATTTTGCATAAAGGGCATTTAATTTTATTATCAGAATGTAAAAAATTTGGTGATATTTTAGTTGTAGCATTAAATAGTGATTTATCAGTAAGAAAATTGAAAGGAAGCAACAGACCTATTAATGCTATTGAAGATAGAATGTTTATCTTAGCATCAATTTTTTTTGTAGATTTTGTTACATGGTTTGAAGAAAATGATCCAGTTGAAACTATAAGAATTATAAAACCCAATATACATGTAAAAGGTGGTGACTATAAACCTGAAGATCTTATAGAATATGACATATTAAATAAAATGGGAATAGAATTAAAGATTATTCCTTATATTAATGGTTATTCAACGACTAATATAATTAAAAAAATGAGCAAATAA
- the nusB gene encoding transcription antitermination factor NusB: MDKNEIDFEKIKENLEENKIIIPDRRISRILVLKALYQYYFLPELVDEIGSFKWVKKSYNDFIFQYSKMLYYGVIRNKEAIDNIIKKFSKRIFDQIDLIDKIILEFSIYQMMEDKKLKHKIIIDEAIEISKAYSNKNAYKFINGILDAYSKELQNKI; encoded by the coding sequence ATGGATAAAAATGAAATTGATTTTGAAAAAATTAAAGAAAATTTAGAAGAAAATAAAATAATTATTCCTGATAGAAGAATCTCTAGGATTCTTGTTTTAAAAGCTCTTTATCAATATTATTTTTTACCTGAGCTTGTTGATGAAATAGGGAGTTTTAAATGGGTAAAGAAAAGTTATAATGATTTTATTTTTCAATACTCTAAAATGTTATATTATGGTGTAATTAGAAATAAAGAAGCAATAGATAATATTATTAAAAAATTTTCAAAAAGAATTTTTGATCAAATAGATTTAATAGATAAAATAATACTAGAATTTTCAATTTATCAAATGATGGAAGATAAAAAATTGAAGCATAAAATTATTATAGATGAAGCTATAGAAATTTCCAAAGCTTATTCAAATAAAAATGCTTATAAATTTATTAATGGAATACTTGATGCTTATTCAAAGGAGTTACAGAATAAAATATAA
- a CDS encoding SurA N-terminal domain-containing protein, with amino-acid sequence MKKILKILFVSLFLILLLSSTVDFIILTVNSEPITWLKFIKKYDRMYYYYKQGQIPQFKKIDVINEMIDEILIKQKASEIGISVKNEEVENDIKRILKDNNMTKEQFVNQLKYMGYDSYEEFFEERKFGFIKYRFFFEYINKISPKPTNEEVKSFYEKNKDKYKGTYKYNILLVKTVLPENYKLQDMINAKKALLEIKNLIESDKKLYNKANIKAIKELIKKIAEKYKIVINDELKNIYPEIEIKEFISKFIFILPDNLSDVFIYEKDYYLVYLFSKDKIDFIPLEDVKSKIYNYLEQENMQKTYENVIKKLKEEAIIIWYRRDVIDQ; translated from the coding sequence ATGAAAAAAATATTAAAAATTTTGTTTGTTTCTCTGTTTTTAATTTTATTACTTTCATCGACTGTTGATTTTATAATATTAACTGTTAATTCTGAACCTATTACATGGTTAAAATTTATAAAAAAATATGATAGAATGTATTATTATTATAAACAAGGACAGATTCCTCAGTTTAAAAAAATAGATGTTATTAATGAAATGATCGATGAGATACTAATTAAACAAAAGGCTTCTGAAATTGGTATATCAGTTAAGAATGAAGAGGTAGAAAATGATATAAAAAGAATTTTAAAAGATAATAATATGACTAAAGAACAATTTGTTAACCAACTTAAATATATGGGTTATGACTCATATGAAGAATTTTTTGAAGAAAGAAAATTTGGTTTTATAAAATATAGATTCTTTTTTGAATATATAAATAAAATTTCCCCAAAACCAACAAATGAAGAAGTTAAAAGTTTTTATGAGAAAAATAAGGATAAATATAAAGGAACATATAAATATAATATCCTATTAGTTAAGACCGTTCTTCCAGAAAATTATAAATTACAGGATATGATAAACGCTAAAAAAGCCTTATTAGAGATAAAAAATTTAATTGAGTCAGATAAAAAATTGTATAATAAAGCAAATATTAAAGCTATTAAAGAGCTTATAAAAAAAATTGCTGAAAAATATAAAATTGTTATAAATGATGAATTAAAAAATATTTATCCTGAGATTGAAATTAAAGAGTTTATATCAAAATTTATTTTTATTTTACCTGATAATTTATCAGATGTATTTATTTATGAAAAAGATTATTATCTTGTTTATCTCTTTAGCAAAGATAAAATTGATTTTATTCCATTAGAAGATGTTAAGAGTAAAATTTATAATTATCTTGAGCAAGAAAATATGCAGAAAACTTATGAAAATGTTATCAAGAAACTTAAAGAGGAAGCTATTATAATATGGTACAGAAGAGATGTTATTGATCAATAA
- the murI gene encoding glutamate racemase codes for MENLSIGVFDSGVGGLTVLSELIKLLPNENFIYFGDIAHLPYGSKSSEAIKKFSFRNTAFLIEKGIKLLVVACNTSTAIALDYLKSIFNIPIIGVIEPAVEEALSFSFAKSIGVIGTKATVNSNKYKEIINSKNKNINVIQKATPLFVPLIEEGWINNKVMDIVIDQYLCELKNQVDVLILGCTHYPIIKRKIENYFEGKVKIVDSSQSTSRIVFNFLEKNNYFNNSNIRGNVKIYFSDDSGCFNLMEKLILNKNYGYEKIVIGDYTN; via the coding sequence ATGGAAAATTTATCTATAGGAGTATTTGATTCTGGAGTTGGTGGGCTAACAGTTCTTTCTGAGCTTATAAAATTATTACCTAATGAAAACTTTATCTATTTTGGAGATATTGCACATTTGCCTTATGGTTCAAAATCTTCTGAAGCAATAAAGAAGTTTTCCTTTAGGAATACGGCTTTTTTAATAGAAAAAGGAATAAAACTTCTTGTTGTTGCATGTAATACTTCAACAGCTATAGCTTTAGATTATTTAAAATCCATATTCAATATACCTATAATTGGAGTTATTGAACCAGCAGTTGAAGAAGCTTTAAGTTTTAGCTTTGCTAAAAGTATTGGTGTTATTGGGACTAAAGCTACTGTAAATTCAAATAAATATAAAGAAATAATTAATAGTAAAAATAAGAATATTAATGTTATACAAAAAGCAACACCTCTTTTTGTACCTTTAATAGAGGAAGGTTGGATAAATAATAAAGTAATGGATATTGTAATAGACCAATATTTATGTGAACTAAAAAATCAAGTTGATGTATTAATTTTAGGATGTACACATTATCCAATCATAAAAAGAAAAATAGAGAATTATTTTGAAGGGAAAGTTAAAATAGTGGACTCATCTCAAAGCACTTCAAGGATAGTTTTTAATTTTTTAGAAAAAAATAATTACTTTAATAACTCAAATATAAGAGGAAATGTTAAAATTTATTTTTCTGATGATAGTGGATGTTTCAATTTAATGGAAAAATTAATTTTAAATAAAAATTATGGTTATGAAAAAATAGTTATTGGGGATTACACAAATTAG
- a CDS encoding DUF1667 domain-containing protein: MEKEIVCISCPLGCRLKISFPDNKTDLNSEDINIIGNKCSRGIIYGTEEILMPKRVVTATCKINSKFQNRVSVKTNRPIEKKYIDRLLNTLYSLNLKVPIKEGQIILENFEGSGVNIVSTMELEE; encoded by the coding sequence ATGGAAAAGGAGATTGTGTGTATTTCATGCCCTTTAGGTTGTAGATTAAAAATATCTTTTCCAGATAATAAGACTGATTTGAACAGTGAAGATATAAATATTATAGGGAATAAATGTTCAAGAGGTATTATATATGGAACAGAAGAAATCTTAATGCCTAAAAGAGTAGTAACAGCAACTTGTAAGATAAATTCAAAATTCCAAAATAGAGTTTCAGTAAAAACTAATAGACCTATAGAAAAAAAATATATAGACAGACTATTAAATACTTTATACTCTCTTAATTTAAAGGTTCCAATTAAAGAAGGACAGATAATTTTAGAAAATTTTGAAGGTTCAGGGGTTAATATAGTTTCAACAATGGAGTTGGAAGAATAA